The following coding sequences are from one Chelonoidis abingdonii isolate Lonesome George chromosome 4, CheloAbing_2.0, whole genome shotgun sequence window:
- the ADORA3 gene encoding adenosine receptor A3, whose amino-acid sequence MTNSSLTLSSLDAIYVTIESIIGISAAVGNILVIWVVKLNPAFQTNTFYFIVSLALADIAVGILVMPLAIVVSLGVAIHFYSCLFMCCLLVVFTNASILSLLAIAIDRYLRVKLPTRYRIITTKRRIWVALGICWLLSLLTGFVPMFGWNQRIGTERHSELKCQFTSVMRMDYMVYFSFFAWILIPLILMCALYIEIFYIIRTKLSQSATNTKAGVFYGKEFKAVKSMALVLFLFAICWLPLSILNCITHFCPSCLIPRHLLYVSILLSHSNSVMNPIVYDCKIKKFKDTYILILRTYVLCMSPKPVSPSMEKTSECDPVTP is encoded by the exons ATGACAAACAGCAGCTTGACTCTAAGCAGCCTGGATGCCATTTATGTCACCATCGAGTCCATTATTGGGATATCTGCAGCCGTGGGCAACATCCTGGTCATCTGGGTGGTGAAGCTGAACCCAGCTTTTCAGACAAATACCTTCTACTTCATTGTCTCCCTGGCACTGGCTGATATAGCTGTGGGCATCCTCGTCATGCCGCTGGCCATCGTGGTGAGCCTGGGAGTCGCCATCCACTTCTACTCCTGCCTCTTCATGTGCTGCCTGTTGGTGGTTTTCACTAATGCCTCCATCTTGTCTCTCCTGGCTATAGCGATCGACAGGTACCTGAGAGTGAAGCTGCCCACCAG GTACAGAATAATCACCACAAAGAGAAGAATTTGGGTGGCTCTTGGAATTTGCTGGCTGTTGTCTTTGCTGACAGGATTTGTCCCCATGTTTGGATGGAATCAAAGGATTGGCACAGAAAGGCACAGTGAACTCAAGTGTCAATTCACCTCTGTGATGAGAATGGACTATATGGTGTATTTCAGCTTCTTTGCCTGGATCCTCATCCCTCTGATCCTCATGTGTGCTCTGTACATCGAGATCTTCTACATTATCCGGACAAAACTAAGTCAAAGTGCAACAAACACAAAGGCAGGAGTGTTTTATGGGAAGGAATTCAAGGCGGTCAAATCTATGGCCCTCGTCCTCTTCTTGTTTGCGATTTGTTGGCTGCCTTTGTCCATTCTAAACTGTATCACACATTTCTGTCCCAGCTGTCTCATCCCGCGGCATCTGTTGTACGTGAGCATTCTGCTGTCTCACTCCAATTCAGTCATGAATCCCATTGTCTATGATTGCAAGATAAAGAAGTTCAAAGACACTTATATTCTTATTTTAAGAACCTATGTCCTGTGCATGAGTCCAAAGCCGGTCAGTCCTAGCATGGAGAAAACATCAGAGTGCGACCCAGTGACCCCTTGA